One Glycine max cultivar Williams 82 chromosome 1, Glycine_max_v4.0, whole genome shotgun sequence genomic window, TTGAACATGACCTCCTTCACAGCGACATTGCCGCTGgtgattaaaaaagttaaaatttggaattaaatgaTCAGAAATTGAAGAGATAATTAAACGTAGAAACTTTCTTAGTTTTGAAATATCAAAGGTGATAGTGGGAAGCATTTCGAATCAGATTGGTGAGACGtatcatttattatttcttaatttttatttttttttggtctggTTTGTCATAAACTGCTAACCAAGTACTCTGTTGTTCATTACTTCATTTCAgccagagaaaaaaaatttgtggTGCTTAATTTCTTAGAATGGAACACTTGAATCatcttttaattatctttttaggATTTAGTTATAGTGAGagaatgagtaaaaaaaatattaaaaagataagtGTTTTTATTATCGATTTCAGTTAAagtatttcataaataaaatttattttgaattaatggctttgtagattttttattttttttcaaaactatgtaaatttaaatttaaatatctcCCCTTCTGACAAACttgaacttaaaaaagaaaaaaacttgaaCTTGTTTTTTAACAAGCAATAGTGGCCATACCCTAACTCGATAATACGactgaatagtttttttttttaacttgaagaTTAATATGGATATTTGCATTTGATATAGTTATTTATGTTTCATAAATCAAAATCAGTCAACACTCACATATCGAAAAGCTAATAatcaatacaaataaataatttaaaataattaagtctcttaataaataaaattagtgttcaataatatagaaaatcattaaagaaaataatcaaatacttAAAATTTGATTAGACCTTGatgaatgttatttatatacTGTACACGTAAATTGATCCAAATTTACAACAAATGggactaaattattttttaaaaaagataaaggacCACATTGAAtctaaaaataagataagaaaaaaccaaatgtacaatttggattatttttaatataattttattattttattattttcaataatattaataaattcataaaaatgattttcattttattattgtttatgacTAAAAGAAGTTTTGGGCTTATCATCATATTAATAAGTTGTCCCAAAaagttttaaagataaaaaaacgtCGGACCTAGTTGAcccttttattgaaaatttatttcttcattattattaattattgggTTTTGATCAAttgtgaaatattttattttacatttttatatggATTATCTTAGAATTAGTACGTTTAACATAAATTTGGATTATGTATacagatttaaaatattttgatttcttttgtttattattttttattttatcaatcaaatttttattttactattttattctattttccttgtttgttaattatattgcaacagtcaaacaaaaatcctttccacttaaaaaaaaaaatctcacatgATCGTACACTAATAATCTTATAAGCGCCAACCCAATGTTCTGACTTCTGAGTTCAACTCCGAATGCTCAAGTATCTCATGGGCCATATAATAATGAGCCCATAATTGGATTCATGCAGCCTAGTTTGGATAACTTTTATAGCTAATGCTATTTGTACTTCCCAAATTGTTAGATATAcctctttttatatttctattacACAAATGCACTttcacataaaaacataaacccTGCTTttgtaatttacttttatagCTCTCTAAATTCTAAACCTTTGCACCTATTTTCTCTCCCCTCCTTTTTTCCCAATCAAGAAGCATCCCCTCAAATAAGTTTCATGCTATTTGGAATTCCTTCCAATAGGTTTAATGTagctttttttatcaacaaatgttaGTCACTTAATCGTATGATAACTTGAATGAGGACCAGCTGCTCACCAATCGGCAACAATACATTGACCTTATATTGTAAACACGAATGTGTGCTATCCAATACTTAGACAGAGAAAATAATAGAACGAAAATATAagtatgataaaatttatgatataagagataaaaaaaatgaaaaatgtaggtagaatgtttaaaataaagagTGATTTACTATCATTATTCTATTAAAGTATCCAAATATTaactttgtgtttgttttcctttggattattttttttttcattttctcgtTGTAATTGGATTTATGCATCCTAgttttggataatttttatgGCAAATGTTATTTGTGCCTCCCATAATTGCTAGATATacctctttttatatttttattacacaaatgcacttttatataaaaacataaaccaTGTTTTtgcaattcatttttataattctcTAAATCTTAAGCATCTATTTTTtctcccttctttttttttcaatcaagaaGCATTCCCTCTAATAAGTTTCTAAAGATCATGTATTTAagggataaaattatttatcaattatgtcACATCATATTGGTGAATCAAAGAGTTCTAGGaaagttttctttattttaagaaatattttttaattagacgtgtaaaaagaaattagtttcAGGCTACCGAATAAGAGCATAACAAAGAAAatgcacaaattaaaatacaacgGTAGAGATAGGGAACAACCATTCAAAGGAggtgataaaataaagttatcttCCACAATAAAATGCTAGATTCATTTAGTTTCAAAGAATTATTTTTGGAACtgtatattattattctttaatagACCATCACGCAAAAAGAATGCTAAGGAATGATGGTACAAAGCGTACCGTATCGGACCAAAACGAAATCCTATACACTACGTATCCGTATACCCGCGTGCGTATCAGAAACGCCCCCCCTGTACAAAACTCccaaacaaccaaaaaaaaaaaacccgtcCTACAAAAACTCACACGTGCAATCCAAACACAACGAAGAACAAAAGAGAGAAGAACACACCGCACGTGGCTCCCACGTGCCGAACACCACCATCGCTCGTGTCGCTCTCACGCGAAGAGGTAGCAGGAGTCCCAGTGAAATTAGGGTTGGAACCGTAGAGAACCTGAATCCCTTGTATATCATCTTCGTTGAGCTCCACCTTCCTCGTCCTCGCGGTAATCGTAGGGTACATAATAGCATCTTCAACCGAAGAGTGCCCTAACCCTAGCAAGTGCCCAATCTCATGCACCGCCACGGATTCAAGATCCACCGCGTTCGACAGCGACGCCTTCGTCACGTCGCCGGAGGCCACCCAGTCCTCCGCCGAGTCCAGGTGGAACATCCCGTTCGTCGGCGAGAACGCGTGCGCCAACGTCCCCAACACGCCATCAAAAGGTTCGCCGTCGCCGTGGTCCCCACCGTAAAACCCTATTCTTATGTCCGCAGCCACATACGACGCCGTTTCGCGGAAAGAAATCGTGGTCACCTCTGACCATCTGCTAAACGCGTTGCCAAACACGGTCTTAATCACGTCGTCGAGAGCGTTATCGGGATCGAAGGCGTAGGTTAGTTCTTGTGTCCCCACCGGCCACCGCGGCTGGCCGTCAAAGAAAGAATAATGCGCTACCGTGTGGAACGTCGGTGAATCCGTGGTGTTTGTCTTGCCGGAGTTCATTGTTGTGGTTCCGTTGATGATGTCAGCCACGCCGCAGCGTGGCTTGACGATTTGGTTCATCGTGGGGTCGTCGAGCTCCCCTGTGATGTTGAGGTTGAAGTTCTTCTGGTAGGCTCTAACGGCTGCCTCCAACGCATCATCGAAATCGTCGCTAAAATTCGACGACTTCGAGGACACGTTGGAGATGTAGCCAAAATAATGAAAGTAGTTTTTCAGATTCGAAAGACCGTTATATGTTTTTCCCGGGCGGCACCCAGTGAAATTGCGATACGCGTTCCACGCGCTATCAGGTGGCGCGTGGGATGTGTTCCACCTTGGGATGGAGGAAACGTTGGGGAACAAACGAGCCGAAACTGGTGTAGTGTTGAAGCTGAAGAAAACTATTAACGTAGTGAAAGCGAAGAGGAGATAACGTTGTTGATGAGAAGTGCTCATcgttttttatttggttaattAATGAAACAAAATGGAATGAATGGGAGTAATCTAGAGATTAGCGAAGAAGTGAAAGATTAAGATTTAAGAAACTGAGAGACACATTTATTAGATACATATAGtatgatgatatatatatatatggtcgatgtgaaattgtgaatctTGAAGTATTCGCCAACCGATGTTGTTTGATGCTGATGTGTTGAAAAGTTCTGAGTCGTGTGAATGATTCCCTCGGAATGGAAAGAACATGGAAGAATCCATCATTAGAAACGTCGTCGTAGGCCTTGGTGGTGTTCGTTGAGGACAAGAAATGTAGGATTAATTAGTCGTAGTTGTTACTAGTATTAAATAAATGGGATTAATAGTATAGTTTATTTCTTGCAAGGACCAACGTGCTGTGTGATATGTCTATATTGAATAACGAAAACAAGGAGTTTGACTTTGATAGATTTCCAATATATTGGTTCAATTTGGATGCCAACAAATGTCAAagaatcattattttattttcctgtaACAGGTTAAAGTAAtactacaaattaattaattttagcgTAAGGGTATAGGTATAGGATACTCTCTAATTAAAACGATAGgagaaaataaagatgaataaaaaagagagaagaatttGTTGCCTCCATcatattgtgtttttttttctcaatatcatttatgaattaatttattttaaa contains:
- the LOC100803218 gene encoding metalloendoproteinase 5-MMP; translated protein: MSTSHQQRYLLFAFTTLIVFFSFNTTPVSARLFPNVSSIPRWNTSHAPPDSAWNAYRNFTGCRPGKTYNGLSNLKNYFHYFGYISNVSSKSSNFSDDFDDALEAAVRAYQKNFNLNITGELDDPTMNQIVKPRCGVADIINGTTTMNSGKTNTTDSPTFHTVAHYSFFDGQPRWPVGTQELTYAFDPDNALDDVIKTVFGNAFSRWSEVTTISFRETASYVAADIRIGFYGGDHGDGEPFDGVLGTLAHAFSPTNGMFHLDSAEDWVASGDVTKASLSNAVDLESVAVHEIGHLLGLGHSSVEDAIMYPTITARTRKVELNEDDIQGIQVLYGSNPNFTGTPATSSRESDTSDGGVRHVGATCGVFFSLLFFVVFGLHV